CCATGCCCACCTTCTGACGGTAGGAGGGAGTGTCGCGGCCCAGCCGGGTGATGTCCTGGCCCTCGAACAGGATCGCGCCGTTGGTGGGCCGCTCCAGCAGGTTGACACAGCGGAGCATGGTGCTCTTGCCGGATCCGGACGGGCCGATGACGACGACAACCTCGCCGCGCTCGATGTTGATGTTGATGTCGCGCAGCACTTCCAGGTCGCCGAAAGACTTGGATAGGTTCTTGATCTCCAGCATGCTCATGCCGTCGCCTCCTTCTCGGCAGGTCGCCGATGGTGGGATTGCTAACAATGTGCGGGTTGGCCGCATTGGGGCGTGCCTCTTCCTGGGGACGGAAAGCGGGCTCTCCGGGTTTGTTGGTGCGGCGTCCCGGGCGCCATCTTCAGCAGTCCGGACTAGGAAAGGCCGAACCTGGCGCGGATCAGATAACACAGGGCGTCGCAGGTGCCGTCGATTCCCAGCAGGCTGGAATCCAGCATGAGGTGTTTGTGGTCTTTGTCGGCCACGGAATAGCCGCAGTAGTGCCGGTGGTAGGACTCGCGTGCCTTGTCGACGGCCGCGATGGTCTTCTTGGCATCGGGGATCGTCATATGGAGGTGTTCGACGCAGTTGCGCAGCCGCTGGGGATAGGGTGCGTAGACGAAGATCTTCATCACCTCCGGGCGCTCCTCGAGGATGTGATCTGCGCATCGTCCGACGATGATGCACGGCCCCCGTTCGGCGAGGTTGAGAATGACCCGGCGCTGAGCGGCGAAGACCGCGTCCTGGAGGGCGATCGTGCCGGTGCCGAGGGGTTCACTCATGCTGAAGAACGCCGGACGCGCGCTCTCCTCGGCCTTGGTGACCGTCGAGACGGGAAGCCCCATTTCCTGGGCGGCGAGCTCTACGATGTCGCGGTCGTAGTAGTCGATGCCGAGGCTTTCACTCACGGTGCGTGCGATGGGACGCCCCAGGCTGCCGAACTGACGAGCGAGTGTGACGACGAACCTTGATGACATCTGTGGTCCTCCTTTCGTGTTCGGGATGTGGTCATGCGGCGCCCGGTGTGGATCCGGCGGTCTGCGGCACGCGGGGGACAGATGCCTCCAACGAGGCCTCGAGGATGTCGAGGCCGGCTGCGATCTGGGCATCGGTGATGACGAGGGGAGCGAGGAAGCGGATGACGTTGCCGCAGGTACCCGCGCTCTCGATGAGTAAGCCTCGGGAGGCTGCTTCGGCGATGAGATCGCGGACGAGTTCGGGGTAGGGCTCCTTGGTCGTCCGGTCCTTCACAAACTCGAGCCCGATCATCGCACCCAGGCCGCGGATATCACCGATCACATCGAAGCGCTCGGCCCACGCGCGATAGCGCGCGGTAACGATTGCGCCGATCTCGATGGCGCGGCGGGCGAGCTGGTCGCGTTCCATCACACGCAGCACCGCCAGCCCCGCGGCGCAAGCCACGGCGTTCCCGCCGAAGGTGCCTCCGATGACCCCCGCCGGGACGGATTCGGTGATCTCTTCCCGCGCGATGATCGCGCTCAGTGGCAGGCCCGCGGCGATGGACTTGGCCGTGGCCAGGATGTCGGGCCGGATGCCGGCCTCGGCCCAGTAGTCGCTGGCGAACAGGCGGCCGGTTCGGCAGAAGCCGCTTTGCACCTCGTCGACGATGAGCAGGATGCCGTGGCGATCGCAGATCTCGCGCACCGCCTGCACCCATTCCAAGGGAGCGGGGATGAATCCGCCCTCGCCCTGCACCGGCTCCACGACGATGGCAGCCACGTATTCCGGCAGCGAGGCCTGCTCGAACACCTGCTCCAACGAGCTGAGGTAGTAGGCGATGGCGTCGCTGCCCTCCAGGCCTGCGGGGGCGCGATAGAGGTTCGGGAAATCAGCCCGGTAGACACCGTCGGGGAATGGGCCCATTCCCCGGGCGTAGGCCTTCTTCGAGGTCATGGCCATGGTCAGCAGCGTGCGTCCGTGGAACGCACCGGAGAAGACGATGATGTTGGGGCGCCCAGTGAATGCCTTGGCGAGCTTCACGGCGTTCTCGTCGGCCTCGGCGCCGCTGTTGGTGAAATACGCGCGGCGGCGTTCGCCACGGATGGGAGCCCGGGAGGCCAGCGCCTCGGCGAGTTCGACGTAGCCGGGATGGGTGATGATGTTGGCCATCGCGTGCAGGTAACGGTCGGTCTGTGCGTGGATCGCGGCGAGCACATCGGGGTGCGAGTACCCGACATTGAGGACGCCGACGCCGCCGACCCAGTCGACGAAGATGTTGCCGTCGACGTCGGCGACCATGGCTCCTTCGGCCCGGTCGATGACGACGGGATAGTCGCATCGGATGGCGCTCGGTACGGCTTGAGCGCGCCGGGCGATGATCTGAGCTGCCTGAGGCCCGGGGAGCACCTTGGTGACGATCTTGGGAAGTGCGTTTCGCAACATGGTGGTAACTCCTGTGGTGTAGAGAGCCAGTAGACCGTGGGGTTTGCGTCCTAAATCCAGTATCGAAGACCACTCTCGA
The Brooklawnia propionicigenes DNA segment above includes these coding regions:
- a CDS encoding AAA family ATPase, with translation MSSRFVVTLARQFGSLGRPIARTVSESLGIDYYDRDIVELAAQEMGLPVSTVTKAEESARPAFFSMSEPLGTGTIALQDAVFAAQRRVILNLAERGPCIIVGRCADHILEERPEVMKIFVYAPYPQRLRNCVEHLHMTIPDAKKTIAAVDKARESYHRHYCGYSVADKDHKHLMLDSSLLGIDGTCDALCYLIRARFGLS
- a CDS encoding aspartate aminotransferase family protein, with the protein product MLRNALPKIVTKVLPGPQAAQIIARRAQAVPSAIRCDYPVVIDRAEGAMVADVDGNIFVDWVGGVGVLNVGYSHPDVLAAIHAQTDRYLHAMANIITHPGYVELAEALASRAPIRGERRRAYFTNSGAEADENAVKLAKAFTGRPNIIVFSGAFHGRTLLTMAMTSKKAYARGMGPFPDGVYRADFPNLYRAPAGLEGSDAIAYYLSSLEQVFEQASLPEYVAAIVVEPVQGEGGFIPAPLEWVQAVREICDRHGILLIVDEVQSGFCRTGRLFASDYWAEAGIRPDILATAKSIAAGLPLSAIIAREEITESVPAGVIGGTFGGNAVACAAGLAVLRVMERDQLARRAIEIGAIVTARYRAWAERFDVIGDIRGLGAMIGLEFVKDRTTKEPYPELVRDLIAEAASRGLLIESAGTCGNVIRFLAPLVITDAQIAAGLDILEASLEASVPRVPQTAGSTPGAA